In the genome of Chrysoperla carnea chromosome 5, inChrCarn1.1, whole genome shotgun sequence, the window aatgtCTATAGATCCTAATAGATGAAACAAATAACGATTCCGGTGAGTGTCTTTCTGCACTTGAGCGACTCAAGTTGGCCTCCACCTACACTGAAGATTATTGAATACCAAAGtcgggttttttaaaattatttttttcaagaaaaaaaaaaacaaaaaaagtaaacgtcaaataattttttctacaaaacctacatttttttatttttatttgccatTCTGTTAATTGGCTCCCCTGTTAATTTATTCATGCGAAAAAAGATTTATAGTGATTGGCAAGAAATTTACCAAATACAAAATGAATGAAACCGAAGACAAATTACCAATTGATGTAAATTTATCATTGGACGCAATAAAAGTACCTAGGATGCCAAATGACATATTATTTCCTAGtgaattaaataaacaacttcgTGAAAATGTTCAGGTGGGATGTATGGCTTTATCTTTACATTCAAGCTATAGTTATCAAACGATGAAACCCGAAAGTTGGGGCGAGgcttttttcagatttatttCGTACTGTTGATTCAGATTTACTCCACAAATCGAATCTGATCTTACCTTCGTTTACATCAAGGTACTAGTAATACTAGTATTCACCGATATCAACCCTCAGTACAAAGCGGCATCAGGgagtgataaatatttttgagcaatagattccaaaacacgaaagtaaaaattttctaatgagCATGATAAGATTGTAGATaatgcctttttttttaaatggcaatcaagtaaaaaaacaaaaaatatgaaaattttttttttggcatgttttaaaaacgaaaagtgggaGAGTGATAACAGGGAAtagttttacaaaacaatattccGGGGCTTAAAAGAAGGCAGTTTAAGTTTTCGTACGATAGAAGAAAAATCGCAGTGCAATTATTATTTCAGAAGATATAGGATTTTTAATCCAGAAGTTTCAATTTTGCTCATTTTCAAGctaaataaacaagctttcgagtgttcttaataaaatttcgaGTGTTCTCAACTGGATTCTAGTTAGTTTCAAAAGTACATACACAGTCAAATGGGCTGGATGTGGTTATGTACAACTTGACCTATCACATGCCCAGCGCAAAATCCTAGTAATCAAGATGAATTTGACGTAGCTACTTCTTGATTCGGTAATTTGCGGAGCATCTTGCTATGGGGATGACATGCTCAGTTGAAAAGAGCATTTGAGATAACACTTCTCGCGCTAAAGATATCGCTGCCTTGTTCCCTATAATGCCAGAGTGaaaccctgtatgactgtgtaCCAGTATGGATACTCTGtataaatataagtattatataaagtttgttttgtaggatttaaaaaaagaaaatgaatttctaaaatcaatgaacgaacaaaaaaattacgaaattgAAGAATTACAATCAAAATTAGAATCTTTGGAAGGGAAATTAAAGCAGTATGAACATTTTAATAGTCTGTCATCAACTCAATCTAGTCATACAGATTTAGCAACAACTAAAATTGTTGAATTGAGTAAAAGGATACGTGAATTAAACGCTGAATTAGGATCGTATCGAACAAAATGTGGAcaactagaaaataaaattaagcaaTTAACTGTTGAACAAACACAAGTAGAAAAACCAGAATTCGAAGGTACCTGGTCCAAacaatcaaatataatatattagtttAACAATGCAAATATTTCGTGtcggattaaaaaattttttggcgcTAACACTTAATATATTACGACACTTTAGAAAAATGGGTGTAATACCCTACTAGCGATCTCGAAAGCATATGagctttttaataataaattattgatactGATgtcagaattaaattttaaaattcaaggatTCTTTTCTTCCTCAAATGTAGGTATATACaacatcattaaaatttaaaattccgtaATTCCGTAAAATTCCATTGATTGTAATTTAAATCTACTTGATTTAACTATATTTTACTTAGAAGTGTTCCACTGTTTTCAgagaaaaaagaagaaaatcccgatcaaataaaaatattatcagacAAATTGGCAGCaacatcgaaaaaattatttgaagttaaaaatttaaatatacaattaacaAACGAATTAAAACAGGCAAATAGATTGTTATCACAAGAGATTGGTGAAAGTTTTACATCGATTACAAATTTATCACatacaaattcaaattggcgtGGCCGGGCCCAACAAATTATTAGTTTACAGCAAAAACTTAGTgaattacaagaaaaattaagtATAACTCCAATTGAAAAAGGTAAAAGTAACTTTCTAATATCTTAGTTTAAGAATTTATGAACTCCGCAGCATTCAACATTCTTCTTATCAGGAATGACCACGGAAACCGTTGCGGACGTTTCCAAAATCTCATTTAACAATTCTATAGatgtgatttaaaattttcttgaacctgaccttaaaatacaaagtttatCCGATTGGACGCTATTAGGCTACTCTAAGGATTCTAGGCTACTGGATtcgattacttcgttcttatcaaaacgatgacaatgtgatcaattctaccgctcccattaattttaatgttcacactgccgctgcctggattcgaacccgcaacgccatttaggctctcaggtagttaattacaaaaaaaaaaacaaaaaaatggcgGTAAGACTCGAAGaagacttttatttttttgtcaaacaggaaattttttttatttgtaggcACCATTTCACAGTTAGGCCTTTTTGAAAACTTACTtcagtatataaaaataactaagaAAAATGTTTGTGCAGACTTAAATCTCGCACGGCTTGTAATAATGGTCTGGGGCCTAGATAATTAGTTAAGCTTGGCAgcggttttttttattcacatgTACTGTTTGCTTAGTCGTGAGAAATTTTTCAAGCtcaatgcatatttattaaataaaaactcaaaaatcttTGGAATAGTTTATTGGCGGTAGGCTGACCACCCTAAGAAGCTGGTTTACCTCTCTATAAATGTTTCCTAGCTACGCTTTATATACCAATGAGTACATCGGAGTATAAAGATAAATTGAGCGGGATGCTTAATATACAAATAACGATGCTTGCATGTCtaaagaatatttgaaaataatttttcatacaccactttttttattgaaatatatatcccAAATAAACCAAGAGCGAGTAATCAAATCTTATCACTCCTCATCTATACGGAGCCACATTTGTACATACCAAGTTTAGCCGAACCGGTCTATTTTGAGCTTAACTTTACAATTTCTGTTTCTGAattcattttctaataaatGAGACTAAACCAGATCTAAGATGTTTTTCTTTAAGCTATAAACTCATTTCATCCGTAGAAATATCAACAAATACAATTGCTTTGAGACAAATAGAATCAAATAAACGTCAGATTCAAGAACAGTTAACACGTGAATTAAGTACGACGAAAACAACATTAGAAGAAACTAAAAAGAAGTTAGACGGTTCACGGGCACGATCTAAAGTTCTCGAGAATGATTTGAATacgttaaaaacaaaattaaatactttgatGGAAAAAAGTGAACATGATAATCAGCTAATTCAAGTTTTAACGGTTGGTgaagatttataaattttaatattttaaaaaaaaacttagacactacgaataaactaaaaaaattagctCAATAAAAACGCCGTGACTGCTGAAAAATAACTCACTGCAAATGATTTAATAATCCAgggaataaacaataattaaaaatcgaacTTCGGAATAATTCCCAGAAAGCTAGATTATTGTATGAACCTTCTATTTGTGGTTCTAAACAAAGTCCCAAAAGTCGGCCCACCGATCCGTATGCGGCTAactaattttgatctaaattatAGAGAGTTGGTCTTATTTTAGGAATTAGCATCCTAATCTGATATTATCATTACGCTCTGTATTATTATGTTAGCCTTCGTTACATTAActgtataataatttcagagctaatattaaataaaaactgatctATTTTAGGGTGaaataaaagttgttgaaagtaattataaagataaatcTCAAGCACTAAAAGAGCAATATGATAAATTACAAGTACAGCATAATACATTAATGTCAGACATGCAACGTGAACGCGATAGACaagataatttacaaaaattattacttgaAAGAGAGGCGAAAATTGATGAGTTAAAATCACAAATACGTGAATACCAGAATCAGAAAACTTCCTCAATGATGACAGTACCAAATGAAGCTGATGTTAAACATCAATCAACATTGCCAATGATATCACaggtttgtataaataaaaaatcaatttaactgCCGGTCAATGTGGGCACAGGCATATAgatcttcaaaaaaattgtttctcttAAAAAAGCTGATTTAAGTgtgcacatttttgtttttttttcgactttctagcttcaaaattgaccgagatatgccaattttaaaatagaattattttgctcattcaatcaaatgaaaaatgatccATCATGTAAaccgagatagaacaaaagtttaaatgtaaaaggtattcatataaaaaaattaacaactttaactcgcagaattaacttgaattgaaaaatagtgacagaatatcacattttgacataaaatgCCCTTTGCTCGAAAAAAATCATcttattttattgactttatgacctaacatgAATAGATTCAAAATTTAGAACAGGgtagcattaaaaaaatttcttccagATACTTTATCTGGATGCATGACTTATTGGCCCTGGTCTAGTATAAGACATTTATAATGTTTATGCTTTTATAACAATTAGGAAGAAAAAGCAGTTTTTAAAGCTGCCGAAGTAGAGCGTAAACGGTTATTGGAAATGGTATCGGCATTAAATATGCAGGTTGATAATCTGCGTGGTAAACTAGATGATTTGCAACTGAATTTGAAAcgtgaaaaacaaaaatcaaataagttgaatatgaaaattaatcgaTTAGAATCAGACAAAACTATGAATCGTACAATATCAACATACTCAAATCGTAATAGTTTGATGAAATTAAACAGTACAACCAGTTTAGTTCCCCTGCAAGAACCATctgaagaattgaaaaataagtatgtattgtttttagtttttattcatATAGACTGTTATTATCTAGCCCACAAAATGAATCGTGGGCTCCACTAGCGATAAGGGAGAAGATATTACCAATATCCAAGAGAATACCATTCTATTCTAATCTGGGCActattcgtttatttttttgaggCTCTTTCTAATAGTCTAGTCCGATAATTGCTAGTTCCGTAGTCACTTATAAAGACAAATAGGCTGGACAGTAACCACAGGCCAAGAGGAAACGACTCAGGTATAAACTTAGAAAAGGTGGAAGGGGTGAATACATTAAGGAAGATATTTGTAAACTTAGCCGATGATTTCAGAAAATGAGAAAGctgaatttattattactttttcttaaaaattagcaAATATTCGTAGTTGAGTTTTTTCTGGTAAGAGATAGAGGAAAATTGCCAGaaaggttaatttttataaaaagaaccCAAAGAACAAACAACTgttgtttgcaacatttttctaataaagttaataaattcgacGTGAAATCTATCGAACAAAACTTGACTTGGTGACTTAATAAAGAAAAGCACAGAAACGGATTCAGCCCCCAAACAAGGTTGTGATCAGCCACCTGAAAATCGGCCAAGCGCGAATCGGAGTATAAACTTGCTCATGTTCGATATAGTGCATTCCTACAAAGGAGATGCTTACGAAATATATCCTgctataaattgtaaaattttttcgctatcagaaaaaatttttaattaagaactaAATGACTATTAAACCAGCAGTAAATGGAAATTTGCCTTACTTTTAGATTAGAAATATGTgaagaacaaatattattattacaaacacGAATACAAACATTAGAGGAAGAGAAAAAGttggattttgaaaattttactatgATGTTAGAAAATACACGAAATGTATTCCATGAAGAGCTTACTCAACAGACTGTTAAATTGGAAGATGATTGTGAATAAgaattatgtttttgaaatgtataattaatctccttgaaatatatttattgttagtcATGTCAAATATGTTTTCATTAAATCCAAATCACGGTGTATCTCATTTACTTTCCCAATCAAATAACCCCCCTCCTCTTTTCAAAACCAAGAATAAATCGATACAAATTAACCAATACAATCATAACTGGGTGAATAAGATCTGGAAAAtcgagaaacctctataagtgagaaaCAGTTCAAATCGTTTCCCCCTCTTTTACTCCGTCGACATCTGTAAATGGGACTGCTAATTGATTATAAGAGCACCTTACTAAATTTTCATTCGTTTTGTAGCTTTTTTGtcaattataccatgtatatatgaaatatt includes:
- the LOC123301262 gene encoding coiled-coil domain-containing protein 13, encoding MNETEDKLPIDVNLSLDAIKVPRMPNDILFPSELNKQLRENVQVGCMALSLHSSYSYQTMKPEKLQSKLESLEGKLKQYEHFNSLSSTQSSHTDLATTKIVELSKRIRELNAELGSYRTKCGQLENKIKQLTVEQTQVEKPEFEEKKEENPDQIKILSDKLAATSKKLFEVKNLNIQLTNELKQANRLLSQEIGESFTSITNLSHTNSNWRGRAQQIISLQQKLSELQEKLSITPIEKEISTNTIALRQIESNKRQIQEQLTRELSTTKTTLEETKKKLDGSRARSKVLENDLNTLKTKLNTLMEKSEHDNQLIQVLTGEIKVVESNYKDKSQALKEQYDKLQVQHNTLMSDMQRERDRQDNLQKLLLEREAKIDELKSQIREYQNQKTSSMMTVPNEADVKHQSTLPMISQEEKAVFKAAEVERKRLLEMVSALNMQVDNLRGKLDDLQLNLKREKQKSNKLNMKINRLESDKTMNRTISTYSNRNSLMKLNSTTSLVPLQEPSEELKNKLEICEEQILLLQTRIQTLEEEKKLDFENFTMMLENTRNVFHEELTQQTVKLEDDCE